From Streptomyces sp. NBC_00683, one genomic window encodes:
- the mtnA gene encoding S-methyl-5-thioribose-1-phosphate isomerase, giving the protein MADQDAQSPVGIEPPALSVLRWDEPPEGPAVVLLDQTRLPSEEVELVCADVPALVRAIRTLAVRGAPLLGIAGGYGVALAAARGEDVAQAAELLEAARPTAVNLGYGARRVARVHGAAVVNGAGPQEAAGAALAEARALHRQDAAASGRMAQYGLELLAELLPDGGHRLLTHCNTGALVSGGEGTAFAVALGAHRAGSLRRLWVDETRPLLQGARLTAFEAARNGMPYSLLTDNAAGSLFAAGEVDAVLIGADRIAADGSVANKVGSYPLAVLAKYHHVPFIVVAPTTTVDLDTADGTSIVVEQRSAVEVTELTSRGIVSTGGEGGGQSVAPPGAQAYNPAFDITPPELVTAIVTEEGIISPVTGVGLAELCARSSQVTIS; this is encoded by the coding sequence ATGGCTGATCAGGACGCGCAATCGCCGGTGGGCATCGAGCCTCCGGCCCTCTCCGTACTCCGTTGGGACGAGCCACCGGAAGGTCCCGCGGTGGTGCTCCTCGACCAGACCCGGCTGCCCTCGGAGGAGGTCGAGCTGGTGTGCGCCGATGTGCCCGCGCTGGTCCGGGCGATCCGGACGCTGGCGGTGCGTGGTGCGCCTCTGCTGGGCATTGCCGGTGGCTACGGGGTGGCACTGGCCGCTGCGCGGGGTGAGGACGTGGCGCAGGCCGCGGAGCTGCTGGAGGCGGCGCGGCCCACCGCGGTCAATCTCGGGTACGGGGCGCGGCGTGTGGCGCGGGTGCACGGGGCGGCTGTCGTGAACGGTGCCGGCCCCCAGGAGGCCGCAGGGGCTGCTCTGGCGGAGGCGCGGGCCCTGCACCGGCAGGACGCGGCCGCCAGCGGGCGCATGGCGCAGTACGGTCTGGAGCTGCTTGCGGAGCTCCTGCCGGACGGCGGGCATCGGCTGCTGACCCACTGCAACACGGGGGCGCTCGTTTCCGGGGGCGAGGGCACGGCCTTCGCGGTGGCTCTGGGGGCCCACCGGGCGGGTAGCCTGCGGCGGCTGTGGGTGGACGAGACCCGCCCGCTGCTCCAGGGTGCCCGGCTGACGGCGTTCGAAGCGGCACGCAACGGCATGCCGTACAGCTTGCTCACCGACAACGCGGCGGGTTCGCTGTTTGCCGCGGGGGAGGTGGATGCCGTACTCATCGGGGCGGACCGCATTGCCGCGGACGGCTCCGTGGCCAACAAGGTGGGGAGTTATCCGTTGGCAGTGCTTGCCAAGTACCACCATGTGCCGTTCATCGTGGTGGCGCCGACCACGACCGTTGATCTGGACACGGCGGACGGCACATCCATAGTTGTCGAGCAGCGTTCTGCGGTAGAAGTGACGGAGCTCACATCTCGGGGGATCGTGTCGACCGGGGGTGAGGGGGGCGGGCAGTCGGTGGCACCCCCGGGAGCCCAGGCGTACAACCCCGCATTCGACATCACGCCGCCCGAACTGGTCACGGCGATCGTCACGGAGGAGGGCATTATTTCCCCGGTCACGGGGGTCGGACTGGCAGAGCTGTGTGCCAGGTCATCGCAGGTAACGATTAGCTAA
- the mtrA gene encoding two-component system response regulator MtrA, which produces MMSFMKGRVLVVDDDTALAEMLGIVLRGEGFEPSFVADGDKALAAFREAKPDLVLLDLMLPGRDGIEVCRLIRAESGVPIVMLTAKSDTVDVVVGLESGADDYIVKPFKPKELVARIRARLRRSEEPAPEQLAIGDLVIDVAGHSVKREGQSIALTPLEFDLLVALARKPWQVFTREVLLEQVWGYRHAADTRLVNVHVQRLRSKVEKDPERPEIVVTVRGVGYKAGPS; this is translated from the coding sequence ATGATGTCGTTTATGAAGGGACGCGTCCTTGTCGTCGACGACGACACCGCACTGGCCGAGATGCTCGGCATTGTGCTGCGGGGAGAAGGTTTCGAACCGTCGTTCGTAGCGGACGGCGACAAGGCACTGGCTGCATTTCGTGAGGCCAAGCCGGACCTGGTGCTGCTGGACCTCATGCTGCCCGGACGGGACGGCATCGAGGTCTGCCGGCTGATCAGGGCCGAGTCAGGTGTGCCGATCGTCATGCTCACTGCCAAGAGCGACACGGTCGATGTGGTGGTGGGCCTGGAATCCGGGGCCGACGACTACATCGTCAAGCCGTTCAAACCGAAGGAGTTGGTGGCCCGGATCAGGGCACGTTTGCGGAGGTCCGAAGAGCCCGCGCCGGAGCAGCTGGCGATCGGGGACCTGGTCATCGACGTGGCCGGTCACTCGGTGAAGCGGGAGGGGCAGTCGATCGCCCTCACCCCGCTGGAGTTCGACCTGCTGGTCGCGCTCGCCCGCAAGCCGTGGCAGGTGTTCACCCGCGAGGTACTGCTCGAGCAGGTGTGGGGCTATCGCCACGCCGCCGACACCCGTCTGGTGAATGTGCATGTCCAGCGGCTGCGCTCCAAGGTCGAGAAGGACCCGGAGCGTCCGGAGATCGTTGTGACCGTCCGCGGTGTCGGTTACAAGGCCGGACCGAGCTGA
- the mtrB gene encoding MtrAB system histidine kinase MtrB, giving the protein MTLGSAAPKPGGPGVRTERAAGPARRSSRYSRFLQGGRLFQDRTPGGPVLRLFMRWIRRPLLPAVRLWRRNLQLRVVAGTLLMSIAVVLLLGFVVIGQVRNGLLDAKGKAAQTQAAGGFAAAQANANAPLVPGGQGDEGADGMTANTSWRTELVDQLASGGTNAFNVVALSADSAAQSATSRAPRGSGSVEASSVPQSLREAVDKGPGAFQTYSLIRYSYGKDPQPGLVVGKRLYDIDHNPYELYYLFPLTQEEKSLTLVTTTLATAGLFVVVLLGGIAWFVVRQVVTPVRMAAGIAERLSAGRLQERMKVTGEDDIARLGEAFNKMAQNLQLKIQQLEELSRMQRRFVSDVSHELRTPLTTVRMAADVIHDARVDFDPVTARSAELLGDQLDRFESLLSDLLEISRFDAGAAALEAEPIDLRQVVRRVIGGAEPLAERKGSRIRVIGDEQPVVAEADARRVERVLRNLVVNAVEHGEGRDVVVRMGVAQGAVAVAVRDYGVGLKPGEATRVFNRFWRADPARARTTGGTGLGLSIAVEDARLHGGWLQAWGEPGGGSQFRLTLPRTADEPLRGSPIPLEPEDSRRNRENRERAEAAPPPADHRLMSVPNQTGSTARSQLPVPARAPVAPRQAPVSVHPAALPGNGARVVSRPAGGDQETQDPDQEDTTRGN; this is encoded by the coding sequence ATGACCCTGGGCAGCGCTGCTCCGAAACCCGGGGGGCCGGGAGTCCGTACGGAGCGGGCTGCCGGTCCGGCACGGAGGTCATCCCGGTACAGCCGGTTCCTGCAGGGCGGCCGGTTGTTCCAGGACCGGACGCCCGGCGGTCCCGTGCTGCGCCTTTTCATGCGGTGGATCCGGCGCCCGCTGCTGCCCGCCGTGCGGCTGTGGCGGCGCAACCTGCAGCTGCGGGTCGTCGCCGGCACCCTGCTGATGTCGATCGCCGTGGTGCTGCTGCTGGGCTTCGTCGTGATCGGGCAGGTCCGCAACGGCCTGCTCGACGCGAAGGGCAAGGCCGCGCAGACGCAGGCGGCCGGCGGGTTCGCGGCCGCTCAGGCGAACGCGAACGCGCCGCTCGTCCCGGGCGGCCAGGGCGACGAGGGCGCCGACGGCATGACGGCCAACACCTCCTGGCGCACCGAGCTGGTCGATCAGCTCGCGAGCGGTGGCACGAACGCCTTCAACGTGGTGGCGCTCAGTGCCGACTCCGCGGCGCAGAGTGCGACCAGTCGCGCGCCGCGCGGTTCGGGCAGCGTGGAGGCGTCCAGCGTGCCTCAGAGTCTGCGCGAGGCCGTGGACAAGGGGCCCGGCGCGTTCCAGACGTACTCCCTGATCCGCTACTCGTACGGCAAGGATCCGCAGCCCGGACTTGTCGTGGGCAAGCGGCTCTACGACATCGACCACAATCCGTACGAGCTGTACTACCTCTTCCCGCTCACGCAGGAGGAGAAGTCGCTGACGCTGGTCACGACGACTCTGGCCACCGCCGGGCTGTTCGTGGTCGTGCTGCTGGGGGGCATCGCCTGGTTCGTCGTACGCCAGGTCGTCACCCCCGTGCGCATGGCCGCGGGGATCGCCGAGCGGCTTTCCGCCGGCCGGCTCCAGGAGCGGATGAAGGTCACCGGCGAGGACGACATCGCCCGGCTCGGTGAGGCCTTCAACAAGATGGCGCAGAACCTGCAGCTGAAGATCCAGCAGCTGGAGGAGCTCTCCCGGATGCAGCGGCGTTTCGTCTCGGACGTGAGTCATGAGCTGCGGACCCCGCTGACCACCGTGCGGATGGCCGCCGACGTCATTCACGACGCGCGCGTCGACTTCGATCCGGTGACCGCGCGTTCCGCGGAGCTGCTGGGTGACCAGCTCGACCGTTTCGAGTCGCTCCTGTCCGACCTGCTGGAGATCAGCAGGTTCGACGCGGGTGCGGCGGCCCTGGAAGCCGAACCGATAGATCTGCGTCAGGTCGTACGGCGCGTGATCGGCGGTGCCGAGCCGCTGGCCGAGCGCAAGGGCAGCCGCATCAGGGTGATCGGTGACGAGCAGCCGGTGGTGGCCGAGGCCGATGCGCGCCGTGTCGAACGGGTTCTGCGCAACCTTGTCGTCAACGCCGTCGAGCACGGCGAGGGCCGGGACGTCGTGGTGCGCATGGGGGTTGCCCAGGGTGCCGTGGCCGTTGCCGTCCGGGACTACGGGGTGGGGCTCAAGCCGGGCGAGGCGACCCGGGTCTTCAATCGCTTCTGGCGGGCCGATCCGGCGCGTGCCCGGACGACCGGGGGGACCGGACTGGGCCTCTCGATCGCCGTCGAGGACGCGCGGCTGCACGGCGGCTGGCTGCAGGCATGGGGCGAGCCCGGTGGCGGTTCGCAGTTCCGCCTCACCCTGCCCCGTACGGCGGACGAGCCGCTGCGCGGGTCGCCGATACCGCTGGAGCCGGAGGATTCGCGGCGCAACCGGGAGAACCGTGAACGGGCCGAGGCGGCCCCGCCGCCGGCCGACCACCGGTTGATGTCCGTACCGAACCAGACCGGGTCCACGGCGCGGTCGCAGCTGCCCGTGCCGGCGCGCGCCCCGGTGGCGCCGCGTCAGGCTCCCGTTTCGGTGCATCCTGCTGCCCTGCCGGGCAATGGCGCACGCGTGGTGTCGCGTCCGGCCGGGGGCGATCAGGAGACGCAGGATCCGGACCAGGAGGACACGACTCGTGGAAACTGA
- a CDS encoding LpqB family beta-propeller domain-containing protein, with product MRVSALLGCGIVVLSACGAMPVTGDVKAVDASQPGDSQVQVYAVPPREGAAPIEVVDGFLESMTSDDPDFRTTRKYLTEEAARTWKPSHGTTVLAKAPNRNGPSLHDKERKSAETAYTLTGEQVASVDEQSSYRPLAPTDYSQMLHLVREKGADGKQEWRIDIVPDGLVLGQSDFKRLYRSVNKYYFAAGRADSDSALVADPVYVRNRTDPVTRMDTATQTVRTLLEGPSNWLRPVVDSRFPTGTALKRGVTSLAPDDQNVLKVPLNKKADKVSQGACRMMAAQVLFTLRDLTSARVGQVELQGARGPLCSLGADEADEFASDNDSGASDSQYFVDDKGHVQRIPGDTKGSGDPEPVVGPFGAGQVAMSAVGVARDEQQAAAVSANQQDLYVSSIVAESEPADPVVSSRAKKAQDRLSAPSWDGRGDLWVADRDPAGPRLLRLTDGEGTPQEVEVPGLDGGRIEALRMSADGVRIALRVFKDGHTTLKIGRVERTGSGEAEQVSVQDLRQAAPQLADVTAVSWSGRSRLVVVGREEGGVQQVRYVQADGSTSASGVLPGVNQVTAIAAADDEQLPLMADTEVDGIVKLSPGDNWQTVLKDGSSLVYPG from the coding sequence GTGCGGGTTTCCGCGCTGCTGGGCTGCGGCATCGTGGTCCTGTCCGCGTGCGGAGCGATGCCGGTCACCGGTGACGTCAAGGCGGTCGATGCCTCGCAGCCGGGTGATTCCCAGGTGCAGGTGTACGCCGTGCCGCCGAGGGAGGGCGCCGCGCCCATCGAGGTCGTCGACGGCTTCCTGGAGTCGATGACGAGCGACGACCCCGATTTCAGGACGACCCGCAAGTACCTGACCGAGGAGGCGGCCCGCACCTGGAAGCCGAGCCACGGCACCACGGTGCTCGCCAAGGCGCCCAACCGGAACGGACCCTCGCTCCACGACAAGGAGCGCAAGAGCGCGGAGACCGCCTACACCCTCACGGGTGAGCAGGTGGCATCCGTTGACGAGCAGAGTTCCTACCGGCCGCTCGCGCCGACGGACTACTCCCAGATGCTGCATCTGGTGCGCGAGAAGGGGGCGGACGGGAAGCAGGAGTGGCGCATCGACATCGTGCCTGACGGTCTGGTGCTCGGGCAGTCCGACTTCAAGAGGCTCTACCGGTCCGTGAACAAGTACTACTTCGCCGCAGGACGGGCGGACAGCGACTCCGCGCTGGTCGCCGACCCCGTCTACGTACGCAACCGGACGGATCCGGTCACGCGGATGGACACGGCGACCCAGACCGTCCGGACGCTGCTCGAAGGGCCGTCCAACTGGTTGCGGCCGGTCGTCGATTCCCGCTTCCCGACCGGTACGGCGCTGAAGCGCGGGGTCACCTCGCTCGCGCCCGACGACCAGAACGTCCTGAAGGTGCCGCTCAACAAGAAGGCCGACAAGGTCAGCCAGGGTGCCTGCCGGATGATGGCGGCCCAGGTGCTCTTCACCCTGCGGGACCTGACGTCTGCGCGGGTCGGCCAGGTGGAGCTGCAGGGTGCGCGGGGCCCGCTGTGCTCGCTGGGGGCGGACGAGGCCGACGAGTTCGCCTCGGACAACGACTCCGGTGCCTCCGACAGCCAGTACTTCGTGGACGACAAGGGGCACGTGCAGCGGATCCCCGGGGACACCAAGGGCAGCGGCGACCCGGAGCCGGTGGTCGGCCCGTTCGGCGCCGGGCAGGTGGCGATGAGCGCCGTCGGTGTGGCCCGGGACGAACAGCAGGCTGCCGCCGTCTCGGCCAATCAGCAGGATCTCTATGTGTCCTCCATCGTCGCGGAGAGCGAACCGGCCGATCCCGTGGTGAGCAGCCGGGCCAAGAAGGCCCAGGACCGGCTGTCCGCGCCGAGCTGGGACGGCCGGGGCGATCTGTGGGTTGCCGACCGTGATCCGGCCGGCCCCAGGCTGCTGCGGCTGACGGACGGGGAAGGCACACCGCAGGAGGTCGAGGTGCCCGGCCTGGACGGCGGGAGGATCGAAGCGCTGCGGATGTCGGCCGACGGGGTGCGGATCGCACTGCGGGTGTTCAAGGACGGGCACACGACGCTGAAGATCGGGCGGGTCGAGCGGACCGGGTCCGGGGAGGCCGAGCAGGTCTCGGTGCAGGATCTGCGCCAGGCGGCGCCCCAGCTGGCCGATGTGACTGCCGTTTCCTGGTCCGGCCGCAGCCGCCTCGTGGTGGTCGGCAGGGAGGAGGGCGGTGTGCAGCAGGTCCGCTACGTGCAGGCGGACGGTTCGACGTCGGCCTCCGGTGTCCTGCCCGGTGTGAACCAGGTGACGGCGATCGCGGCCGCCGACGACGAGCAGTTGCCGCTGATGGCGGACACCGAGGTCGACGGGATAGTGAAGCTGTCGCCCGGCGACAACTGGCAGACGGTGCTCAAGGACGGATCCTCGCTGGTCTACCCGGGCTGA
- a CDS encoding ComF family protein → MRAWWREIAGLVLPVACGGCGRPRTELCEQCAAALAEVPRRVRPDPAPAGLPVVHAAAPYENAVRAMLLAHKERGALGLAGALGGALAGAVRAGTGQSGEVGPLLLVPVPSARRATAARGHDPARRIALAAAAELRRGGTAARVLAVLRQRRAVADQAGLGARARQVNLADALEAAAGARRLLAGGRVVLVDDLLTTGASLAEAARAVRAAGGAGHGAAPALRAAVVSASPSAFEINRN, encoded by the coding sequence GTGCGGGCATGGTGGCGGGAGATCGCCGGGCTGGTCCTGCCGGTGGCCTGCGGTGGCTGCGGCAGGCCGCGCACGGAGCTGTGCGAGCAGTGTGCCGCGGCGCTGGCCGAAGTGCCCCGGCGCGTGCGGCCCGATCCCGCGCCCGCGGGGCTGCCGGTGGTCCATGCCGCGGCGCCCTACGAGAACGCGGTACGCGCGATGCTGCTGGCCCACAAGGAGCGAGGGGCACTCGGGCTGGCAGGAGCACTCGGCGGGGCTCTGGCGGGCGCTGTGAGGGCCGGGACGGGGCAATCGGGAGAGGTGGGGCCCCTGCTGCTGGTGCCCGTACCGTCGGCGCGGCGTGCCACGGCTGCGCGCGGCCACGATCCCGCGCGGCGGATCGCGCTGGCCGCCGCGGCGGAGCTGCGGCGCGGGGGGACCGCGGCCAGGGTGCTCGCGGTGCTGCGGCAGCGGCGTGCGGTGGCGGACCAGGCGGGGCTCGGAGCCAGGGCGCGGCAGGTGAATCTGGCAGATGCGCTGGAGGCCGCCGCGGGTGCGCGGCGACTGCTCGCGGGCGGCCGGGTGGTGCTCGTGGACGACCTGCTCACGACGGGGGCGTCACTGGCCGAGGCGGCACGCGCCGTGCGTGCGGCGGGGGGTGCCGGACACGGTGCGGCGCCGGCCCTGCGGGCTGCGGTTGTCTCAGCTTCTCCGTCTGCTTTCGAAATAAACCGGAACTGA
- the hpf gene encoding ribosome hibernation-promoting factor, HPF/YfiA family, giving the protein MDIVVKGRKTEVPERFRKHVAEKLKLDKIQKFDGKVISLDVEVSKEPNPRQADRAARVEITLRSRGPVIRAEAAAGDPYAALDLATDKLDARLRKEHDKRYSRRGNGRLSASEVGEVVPGAASFNGDGELIPEETPSAVPTTRIGSLEVQGEGPLVVREKTHVAAPMTLDQALYEMELVGHDFYLFVDSETKEPSVVYRRHAYDYGVIHLRTDPLASDEAGGAGGALGG; this is encoded by the coding sequence GTGGACATCGTCGTCAAGGGCCGCAAGACCGAGGTGCCCGAGCGGTTCCGCAAGCACGTGGCCGAGAAGCTGAAGCTGGACAAGATCCAGAAGTTCGACGGCAAGGTGATCAGTCTCGACGTCGAGGTGTCCAAGGAGCCGAATCCCCGTCAGGCCGACCGTGCGGCACGGGTGGAGATCACGCTCCGCTCGCGTGGGCCGGTCATCCGGGCGGAAGCTGCGGCAGGCGACCCGTACGCTGCGCTGGACCTGGCCACCGACAAGCTGGACGCGCGACTGCGCAAGGAGCACGACAAGCGCTACAGCAGGCGCGGCAACGGCCGCTTGTCCGCCTCCGAGGTGGGCGAGGTGGTGCCGGGCGCCGCATCCTTCAACGGGGACGGCGAGCTGATCCCCGAAGAGACGCCGTCGGCCGTGCCCACCACCAGGATCGGTTCGCTCGAGGTTCAGGGCGAGGGACCGCTCGTGGTGCGCGAGAAGACGCACGTCGCAGCACCGATGACGCTCGACCAGGCGCTCTACGAGATGGAGCTGGTCGGGCACGACTTCTACCTGTTCGTCGACTCCGAGACCAAGGAGCCCAGTGTCGTCTACCGACGGCACGCCTATGACTACGGTGTCATTCATCTGAGGACCGACCCGCTGGCCTCTGACGAAGCGGGCGGCGCGGGCGGTGCGCTCGGCGGCTGA
- a CDS encoding response regulator transcription factor, giving the protein MADTFGPVRDTNAADDAAGADAGADGGSSRKEPIRVLVVDDHALFRRGLEIVLAQEEDIQVVGEAGDGAEAVDKAADLLPDIVLMDVRMPKRGGIEACTSIKEVAPSAKIIMLTISDEEADLYDAIKAGATGYLLKEISTDEVATAIRAVADGQSQISPSMASKLLTEFKSMIQRTDERRLVPAPRLTERELEVLKLVATGMNNRDIAKELFISENTVKNHVRNILEKLQLHSRMEAVVYAMREKILEIR; this is encoded by the coding sequence ATGGCGGACACCTTCGGGCCCGTGCGTGATACGAACGCTGCCGACGACGCAGCCGGTGCGGATGCCGGTGCGGACGGCGGCAGTTCCCGCAAGGAACCCATCCGGGTTCTTGTGGTCGATGACCATGCGCTGTTCCGCAGAGGTCTGGAGATCGTCCTCGCCCAGGAGGAGGACATCCAGGTCGTGGGCGAGGCGGGCGACGGTGCGGAGGCGGTCGACAAGGCCGCGGATCTGCTGCCGGACATCGTGCTGATGGACGTACGGATGCCCAAGCGCGGCGGCATCGAGGCCTGCACCTCCATCAAGGAGGTGGCACCCAGTGCAAAGATCATCATGCTGACGATCAGCGATGAGGAGGCCGACCTCTACGACGCGATCAAGGCGGGCGCCACCGGCTATCTCCTCAAGGAGATCTCCACCGACGAGGTGGCCACGGCCATTCGCGCGGTGGCGGACGGGCAGTCCCAGATCAGCCCGTCGATGGCATCCAAACTGCTCACCGAGTTCAAGTCGATGATTCAGCGCACCGACGAGCGCCGGCTGGTACCGGCACCGCGGCTCACCGAGCGGGAGCTCGAAGTTCTCAAGCTCGTGGCGACGGGGATGAACAACCGCGATATCGCCAAGGAATTGTTCATTTCCGAGAACACCGTCAAGAACCACGTCCGCAATATTCTGGAGAAGCTCCAGCTGCACTCCCGGATGGAAGCCGTGGTCTATGCCATGCGGGAGAAGATCCTCGAGATCAGATAG
- a CDS encoding winged helix-turn-helix domain-containing protein: protein MTSAPPPVLELSADQARRIALRAQGFLGAPDRRGGVPGVLRHLGAVQLDTISVLARSHELVPYARLGAVGRRTVDDAYWSGGRSFEYWSHAACILPVEEWPHFAFRRRAYRARPHWNHDLPDGAYDTVIKQLRTEGPLTATELGGAKNGGEWWDWSASKVAVERALMYGEVVCTERRSWKRVYDLAERAIPEAVLHDDLDDAECLRRLVALAGRSLGVGTRADIADYHRLKGEQFDAVVADSGLVPVSVRGWTKPAWADPEALASEPRGRHRTTLLSPFDSLIWERARTERIFGFTHRLEAYVPRPKRIHGYFAMPLLAGGSLQGRVDPAREGTTLVARQVSLESRKTVPAMAEALVEAASWVGCTDVRLERVDAPELREPLTAEIARILA from the coding sequence ATGACGTCTGCGCCGCCTCCCGTCCTCGAACTCTCCGCCGACCAGGCGCGCCGGATCGCCCTGCGGGCCCAGGGCTTCCTGGGGGCCCCCGACCGCCGGGGCGGAGTGCCCGGGGTGCTGCGCCACCTCGGGGCCGTCCAGCTCGACACGATCTCGGTCCTGGCCCGCTCGCACGAGCTCGTGCCCTACGCGCGTCTCGGCGCCGTCGGCCGGCGCACGGTCGACGATGCGTACTGGTCGGGTGGCCGCTCGTTCGAGTACTGGTCGCACGCCGCGTGCATCCTGCCGGTCGAGGAATGGCCGCACTTCGCGTTCCGCCGCCGCGCCTACCGCGCCCGCCCCCACTGGAACCACGACCTGCCCGACGGGGCGTACGACACGGTGATCAAGCAGCTGCGCACCGAGGGACCGCTGACGGCCACCGAGCTCGGCGGCGCGAAGAACGGCGGGGAGTGGTGGGACTGGTCGGCATCGAAGGTCGCCGTCGAACGGGCCCTGATGTACGGCGAGGTGGTGTGCACGGAGCGGCGCAGCTGGAAGCGCGTCTACGACCTGGCCGAGCGCGCGATTCCGGAGGCCGTGCTCCACGACGACCTGGACGACGCCGAGTGCCTGCGCCGGCTGGTGGCCCTGGCGGGCCGTTCGCTGGGTGTCGGCACCCGGGCCGACATCGCGGACTACCACCGGCTCAAGGGCGAGCAGTTCGACGCCGTGGTGGCGGACTCGGGGCTGGTCCCGGTGTCGGTGCGGGGCTGGACAAAGCCGGCCTGGGCGGACCCGGAGGCACTGGCCTCCGAGCCCCGCGGACGGCACCGTACGACGCTTCTGTCACCGTTCGACTCGCTGATCTGGGAGCGGGCCCGCACCGAGCGGATCTTCGGCTTCACCCATCGTCTGGAGGCGTACGTGCCCAGGCCCAAGAGGATCCACGGCTACTTCGCGATGCCCCTGCTGGCGGGCGGCAGTCTGCAGGGCAGGGTCGACCCGGCACGTGAGGGCACCACACTGGTCGCCCGCCAGGTGTCGCTGGAGAGCAGGAAGACCGTGCCCGCGATGGCCGAGGCGCTCGTCGAAGCCGCGTCCTGGGTCGGCTGCACGGATGTCCGGCTGGAGCGGGTCGACGCCCCGGAACTGCGGGAGCCGCTCACGGCGGAAATCGCCCGCATCCTCGCGTGA
- a CDS encoding GNAT family N-acetyltransferase, which produces MEPITLTTERLVLRPFGPKDADRAYTACQDPDIQRWTVVPSPYTRADAELFTGKLSPAGWQEDSAYNFAVVLRDDGPLVGALGLTRLSHPGTYEVGYWTAREHRGLGLTTEAVLGGAHWAFTALAADRLEWRAEVGNDPSRAVARRAGFRMEGEQRSALVNKGIRRDTWTGSLIPADLGLPGTQPYLPARS; this is translated from the coding sequence ATGGAACCGATCACCCTCACCACGGAACGCCTGGTCCTGCGGCCCTTCGGGCCCAAGGACGCGGACAGGGCGTACACCGCCTGCCAGGATCCGGACATCCAGCGGTGGACGGTCGTTCCTTCCCCGTACACCCGCGCCGACGCGGAGCTCTTCACCGGAAAACTGTCCCCGGCCGGCTGGCAGGAGGACTCGGCGTACAACTTCGCCGTGGTGCTGCGGGACGACGGCCCGCTCGTCGGCGCCCTCGGCCTCACCCGGCTGAGCCACCCGGGAACGTACGAGGTGGGCTACTGGACGGCCCGGGAGCACCGCGGCCTCGGCCTCACGACGGAAGCGGTGCTCGGCGGTGCCCACTGGGCGTTCACCGCCCTCGCCGCGGACCGCCTCGAATGGCGTGCCGAGGTCGGCAACGACCCGTCCCGGGCGGTCGCCCGGCGTGCGGGCTTCCGTATGGAGGGCGAGCAGCGGTCCGCGCTGGTCAACAAGGGGATACGGCGCGACACCTGGACCGGGTCGCTGATCCCGGCAGATCTGGGACTGCCCGGCACCCAGCCGTATCTGCCGGCCCGCTCCTGA